Part of the Thermodesulforhabdaceae bacterium genome is shown below.
AGCTCCACCGATAATAAATCCCATAGGACGCTCTGGAGCTTCCAAAGCTCGATGGTAATAATCCAGTTCTTGCTGAAGCTGATACCCGGCAACACATTCAGGCACGAAACGCACTACAGCATGAACTGACGCATGAGCGCGGTGTGACACAGCAAAGGCGTCGTTAACATATACATCAATATTCTCAACCAGAGCTTTGGCAAACTCAGGATCGTTTTTCTCTTCTTCCTGATGGAACCTGAGATTCTCCAACATAATCAGTTCGCCGTCTTTTAGATTTTGAACCATCTGTTGAACAGTTTCGCCAATGCAATCAGGTGCGATCGGAACAGGTTTGTCAATAAGGTCAGATAGAGCTTTTGCTACGGGTTTTAGAGAAAATTCAGGCGCTGGTTTGCCCTTGGGTCTTCCAAGGTGAGAAGCTACCACCAATCTGCCACCGTCATTAAGGATTTTCTGGATAGTAGGAAGAGTGGCTCTAATTCTTGTGTCGTCAGTGACTCTACCATCTTTATCTAGCGGCACATTGAAATCCGCCCGCAGAAATACTCTTTTACCCGAGAACTTTACATCATCAATTCTTTTCATCTCTTTACCCCTCCATAGCTTAACACCAATCCTGTTTGCCTAAAGCTGTTTTCCCATGTGTAATGCGAGATCGATCATGCGGTTTGAATAGCCGAACTCGTTATCATACCAGCTCATGACTTTCACAAGCTGTCCATCAATGACCCTCGTAAGAGGCGCATCAACAATGGAGGAGTAAGTAGAATGGTTAAAATCGCACGAAACCAGTTCATCTTTCTCAACATAAAGGATACCTTTTAGATAGTCATTTGCGGCTTCCTCAAGAGCAGCATTAACTTCCTCTACTGTAACGCTTTTTGAGACTCTACAAACAAAATCCACGATTGAAACATTAGGAGTTGGAACTCTAATGGCTAATCCGTCGAGTTTTCCTTTGAGTTCCGGGATAACTTCGGTGACGGCTACGGCGGCTCCAGTCGTTGTTGGAACCATAGAAAGAGCTGCTGCTCTCGCTCGTCTTTTATCCTTATGCAGAGCGTCCAAAAGGCGTTGATCCATAGTGTAAGAATGAACCGTGGTCATAAGACCATGCTCAATAAGGAACTTATCATGAAGCACCTTGACAATAGGAGCAAGGCAGTTTGTTGTGCAGGACGCATTAGAAACAACATGATGGTTTCTGGGATCGTATTGTTCGTGGTTTACTCCAACTACAAAGGTAGCGTCTGCTTTTTTGGCTGGAGCACCAATAATAACCTTTTTTGCTCCCGCTTCGATGTGTCTCTGAGCTTGACTTCTTTCTGTAAATCGCCCGCTTGCTTCCAACACTATGTCAACATTGAGTTCTCGCCAAGGGGCTTCAGCAGGGTCGGCAGTTTTACAACAACGGTATTTTTTGCCGTTTACAATGAGAGATTCGGCATCGAAACCGACTTCAGCGTTGAAACGTCCATGCACGGAATCGTATTTCAAAAGATGAGCAAGATCGGCCGTACTTCCAAGATCATTTATAGCAACAATTTCCAGAGGTTCCCCACGATCAATGTTTGCTCTAAATATCATCCGTCCTATACGCCCAAAGCCGTTAATGACTACTTTGACGCTCATATCTTTTCCTCCTCTAGTTCGAA
Proteins encoded:
- the gap gene encoding type I glyceraldehyde-3-phosphate dehydrogenase, with translation MSVKVVINGFGRIGRMIFRANIDRGEPLEIVAINDLGSTADLAHLLKYDSVHGRFNAEVGFDAESLIVNGKKYRCCKTADPAEAPWRELNVDIVLEASGRFTERSQAQRHIEAGAKKVIIGAPAKKADATFVVGVNHEQYDPRNHHVVSNASCTTNCLAPIVKVLHDKFLIEHGLMTTVHSYTMDQRLLDALHKDKRRARAAALSMVPTTTGAAVAVTEVIPELKGKLDGLAIRVPTPNVSIVDFVCRVSKSVTVEEVNAALEEAANDYLKGILYVEKDELVSCDFNHSTYSSIVDAPLTRVIDGQLVKVMSWYDNEFGYSNRMIDLALHMGKQL